One Sphingomonas sabuli genomic region harbors:
- a CDS encoding efflux RND transporter permease subunit, whose protein sequence is MIDRLLDASVRFRWAVLAITALVAIYGAFQLFRLPIDAVPDITNKQVQVNVAAPQFSPLDMERLVTFPVENSLAGIPGLDYTRSISRNGFAQVTAVFEENVDLYFARQQVAERLAQAGESLPDGIQPQMGPVSTGLGEVLMWSVSYAPTATKESPKIPGRPGFQPDGSYLTPEGQRLTDEVSRLAYLRTVQDWIIRPQIRGVDGIAGVDSIGGYEKQFVVQPIPGQLAAYGISFTELADALEKANLSVGANFIQRGGEAFLVRADARIRHIDEIGRTVIASRNGVPVTVANVAVITLGGELRTGAASLDGKEVVIGTALMLAGENSRIVAGGVAERLVEVEKSLPPGVRLTTLYDRSSLVDATISTVEKNLLEGALLVIVALFWLLGNIRAAIIAALVIPLSFLMMAIGMNRYGVSGNLMSLGALDFGLIVDGSIIIIENCLRRLAERQHHEGRLLNLSERLHEVFEASKEMVRPTIFGQAIIFLVFAPLLMFSGVEGKMFTPMAITVILALAGAFILSLTFVPAMVAVLIRGKVSEEEVKAIRWIKQRYEPTLDKVIAAPRKWVLAGVGAFVAAGLLFMALGQEFIPQLDEGDLAMQAIRIPSTSLDQSLDMQKRVETAISSLPEVSFIYSKTGTAEVATDPMPQNASDAFVILKPKDQWPSGVTSKDDIVERIEEKMEGLVGNGFEVSQPIEMRFNELIAGVRGDVAIKIFGDNMEQLEKVAAEVASAIGKVEGSADLRTEQTGGFPTLEVQFNRDAIARYGLTIEEVANTVAAGLGGREAGLVFEGDRRFDIVVRLDNVTRDSLDAIGALPVMLEASGAGARASVPLRELANFQFTEGVNQVSRENGQRRIVVQANVRGRDLGSYVGEARSAVEAQVKLPPGVFIQWGGQYENLQAASQRLSLVIPLVFALIFGILFVALRSVTSALAVYSAVPLGLAGGVFGLFLAGLPFSISAAVGFIVLSGVTVLNGLVVMTSIRQHIDKGVAIGAAIKAGMMERVRAVIITGVVPAIGFVPMAIATGRGAEVQKPLAIVVIAGLIVATLLTLFVLPAISQMLLHRGRARHVTGEYGQEDAFGREPLPSK, encoded by the coding sequence ATGATCGATCGCCTTCTCGACGCCTCCGTCCGCTTTCGCTGGGCGGTCCTGGCCATCACCGCCCTTGTCGCGATCTACGGCGCGTTCCAGCTGTTCCGGCTGCCGATCGACGCCGTTCCCGATATCACCAACAAACAGGTGCAGGTGAATGTCGCCGCGCCGCAGTTCAGCCCGCTCGACATGGAGCGGCTGGTCACCTTCCCGGTCGAAAACTCGCTCGCCGGTATTCCCGGCCTCGATTACACCCGCTCGATCTCGCGCAACGGCTTTGCGCAGGTCACGGCCGTGTTCGAGGAGAACGTCGACCTCTATTTCGCGCGCCAGCAGGTCGCCGAGCGTCTGGCGCAGGCGGGCGAGAGCCTGCCCGATGGCATCCAGCCGCAAATGGGCCCGGTCTCGACCGGGCTTGGCGAGGTGCTGATGTGGTCGGTGAGCTATGCGCCCACCGCCACCAAGGAATCGCCCAAGATCCCCGGCCGTCCCGGCTTCCAGCCCGACGGCAGCTACCTCACCCCCGAAGGGCAGCGGCTGACCGACGAGGTTTCGCGGCTGGCCTATTTGCGCACGGTCCAGGACTGGATCATCCGCCCGCAGATCCGCGGCGTCGATGGTATTGCCGGGGTCGACAGCATCGGCGGCTATGAAAAGCAGTTCGTGGTCCAGCCGATCCCGGGCCAGCTTGCCGCTTACGGCATCTCCTTCACCGAACTCGCCGATGCGCTCGAAAAGGCCAACCTCTCGGTCGGCGCCAATTTCATCCAGCGCGGCGGCGAAGCCTTCCTGGTCCGCGCCGACGCGCGCATCCGCCATATCGACGAGATCGGGCGGACCGTCATCGCCAGCCGCAATGGCGTGCCGGTAACGGTCGCCAATGTCGCCGTGATCACGCTTGGTGGCGAGCTTCGCACCGGCGCCGCCTCGCTCGACGGCAAAGAGGTCGTCATCGGCACCGCGCTGATGCTCGCCGGCGAGAACAGCCGGATCGTTGCCGGGGGAGTCGCCGAGCGGCTTGTCGAAGTCGAAAAATCGCTTCCGCCGGGCGTCCGCCTGACGACGCTTTACGATCGTTCCTCGCTGGTCGATGCGACCATCTCGACGGTCGAGAAAAACCTCCTCGAAGGCGCGCTGCTGGTCATCGTCGCTCTGTTCTGGCTGCTCGGCAACATCCGTGCCGCTATCATTGCCGCGCTGGTCATTCCCTTGTCGTTCCTGATGATGGCCATCGGCATGAACCGCTACGGCGTGTCGGGCAATCTAATGAGCCTTGGCGCGCTCGACTTCGGCCTTATCGTCGACGGCTCGATCATCATCATCGAAAATTGCCTGAGGCGGCTTGCCGAACGGCAGCATCATGAAGGGCGGCTGCTCAACCTGTCCGAGCGGCTCCACGAGGTGTTCGAGGCCTCGAAGGAAATGGTTCGACCGACCATTTTCGGCCAGGCCATCATCTTCCTCGTGTTCGCGCCGCTGCTGATGTTCAGCGGGGTCGAAGGCAAGATGTTCACGCCGATGGCGATCACCGTCATCCTCGCGCTGGCGGGTGCGTTCATCCTCTCCCTGACCTTCGTTCCGGCGATGGTCGCGGTGCTCATCCGCGGCAAGGTGTCGGAAGAGGAAGTGAAGGCGATCCGCTGGATCAAGCAGCGCTACGAGCCGACGCTCGACAAGGTCATCGCCGCGCCCCGCAAATGGGTTCTGGCGGGGGTAGGCGCGTTCGTTGCCGCTGGCCTCCTGTTCATGGCGTTGGGGCAGGAGTTCATTCCGCAGCTCGACGAGGGCGACCTGGCGATGCAGGCGATCCGCATCCCTTCGACCTCGCTCGATCAGTCGCTCGACATGCAGAAAAGGGTCGAAACGGCGATTTCATCGCTGCCCGAAGTGTCGTTCATCTACTCCAAGACCGGCACGGCCGAGGTCGCGACCGACCCGATGCCGCAGAATGCCTCGGATGCCTTCGTCATTTTAAAGCCCAAGGACCAATGGCCGTCCGGGGTGACCAGCAAGGACGATATCGTCGAGCGCATCGAGGAAAAGATGGAGGGCCTGGTCGGCAACGGGTTCGAGGTCAGCCAGCCGATCGAAATGCGTTTCAATGAGCTCATCGCCGGGGTTCGCGGCGATGTCGCGATCAAGATCTTCGGCGACAATATGGAGCAATTGGAAAAGGTCGCGGCCGAGGTCGCCTCGGCCATCGGCAAGGTCGAGGGCAGCGCCGACCTGCGCACCGAACAGACTGGCGGCTTTCCGACGCTCGAAGTACAGTTCAACCGCGACGCGATCGCCCGCTACGGCCTTACCATCGAGGAGGTCGCCAATACCGTCGCGGCGGGACTTGGCGGGCGCGAGGCGGGACTGGTGTTCGAGGGCGACCGCCGGTTCGATATCGTCGTTCGACTGGACAATGTCACCCGCGATAGTCTCGACGCGATCGGCGCCCTGCCGGTAATGCTCGAGGCGAGTGGTGCGGGCGCACGCGCCTCGGTGCCTTTGCGCGAGCTGGCCAATTTCCAGTTCACCGAAGGGGTCAACCAGGTCAGCCGCGAGAATGGCCAGCGCCGGATCGTCGTCCAGGCCAATGTTCGCGGGCGCGATCTTGGTTCTTATGTCGGCGAAGCGCGAAGTGCTGTCGAAGCCCAGGTGAAGCTCCCGCCGGGAGTCTTCATCCAATGGGGCGGGCAGTATGAAAATCTGCAGGCCGCCTCGCAGCGCCTGTCACTGGTCATCCCGCTCGTCTTCGCCTTGATCTTCGGCATCCTGTTCGTGGCGCTTCGAAGCGTGACGTCGGCGCTGGCGGTCTATTCGGCGGTGCCTTTGGGCCTTGCCGGGGGTGTGTTCGGCCTGTTCCTTGCCGGCCTGCCATTCTCGATCTCGGCGGCGGTCGGGTTCATCGTCCTGTCGGGCGTGACCGTGCTCAACGGCCTCGTCGTCATGACCAGCATCCGCCAGCATATCGACAAGGGCGTGGCGATCGGCGCCGCGATCAAGGCCGGGATGATGGAGCGCGTGCGCGCCGTCATCATTACCGGCGTGGTGCCGGCGATCGGCTTCGTGCCGATGGCCATCG
- a CDS encoding efflux RND transporter periplasmic adaptor subunit has protein sequence MQSIRDIKLIRLTDRHRWLGGVAAAALVAGVGGVLIGRSTTEPAAVTEPAEEAEGEEHGREGFIAMTPQKLAASGIASERVVLGSLQSEIIAQATVTAPPEGRALLTARADGAVVRITKRLGDPVGAGETVALLESRDAAAFVADRNAAAARAQAARAAAAREQRLFNARITARQDLEAAIAARRTADAEAQRADAAVRAAGVTGGGRYLAVRSPIAGRITEVDTQLGAYVAAGAELFNVSDPRRIQIEAAVPATDAQRIRPGDRAIVELPGGNIVEAAVRSVTPSLDPQSRSATVVVQLAGAPGGLTQGQAVRVRITPRGSGQSSIILPEEAVQQIEGRDMVFVEVKDGFQAIPVSVGSRSGGRVEILDGLKAGQIVVTQGAFVLKSQLGASEAEH, from the coding sequence ATGCAGTCCATCAGAGACATCAAATTGATCCGGTTGACGGATCGCCATCGCTGGCTTGGCGGCGTTGCCGCCGCCGCCCTCGTTGCCGGTGTTGGCGGCGTGCTGATCGGACGGTCGACGACCGAACCGGCGGCGGTGACCGAACCGGCCGAAGAGGCCGAAGGCGAAGAGCATGGGCGCGAGGGCTTTATCGCCATGACGCCCCAGAAACTTGCTGCCAGCGGCATCGCCAGCGAGCGGGTCGTGCTGGGTTCGCTCCAGTCGGAAATCATCGCCCAGGCGACCGTGACGGCGCCGCCCGAAGGGCGCGCCCTCCTGACCGCGCGCGCCGATGGCGCGGTAGTCCGGATCACCAAGCGCCTCGGCGATCCGGTCGGTGCCGGCGAGACGGTGGCACTGCTCGAAAGCCGCGATGCGGCGGCGTTCGTCGCCGACCGCAATGCCGCCGCCGCCCGCGCCCAGGCGGCGCGGGCGGCTGCCGCGCGCGAGCAACGCTTGTTCAACGCCCGGATCACCGCCCGGCAGGACCTTGAAGCGGCGATAGCCGCGCGGCGGACCGCCGATGCCGAAGCGCAGCGCGCCGATGCCGCGGTTCGGGCCGCCGGCGTCACCGGCGGCGGGCGTTATCTTGCAGTGCGAAGCCCGATTGCCGGGCGAATTACCGAGGTCGACACCCAACTCGGCGCCTATGTCGCGGCTGGGGCCGAGCTGTTCAACGTCTCCGACCCGCGCCGAATCCAGATCGAAGCTGCGGTGCCGGCGACCGATGCGCAGCGCATTCGCCCTGGCGATCGCGCCATCGTCGAATTGCCGGGCGGTAATATCGTCGAGGCAGCGGTGCGTTCGGTGACCCCGTCGCTCGACCCGCAGAGCCGATCGGCCACCGTGGTCGTCCAGCTGGCCGGCGCGCCCGGCGGGCTGACCCAAGGCCAGGCGGTGCGCGTGCGCATTACGCCAAGGGGCAGCGGCCAAAGTTCGATCATCCTGCCCGAGGAGGCGGTCCAGCAAATCGAGGGCCGCGACATGGTGTTCGTGGAGGTCAAGGACGGGTTCCAGGCAATCCCGGTCTCCGTCGGTTCGCGAAGCGGCGGCCGAGTTGAAATCCTCGACGGGCTCAAGGCCGGCCAGATCGTCGTGACTCAGGGCGCCTTCGTTCTCAAGTCCCAGTTGGGCGCAAGCGAGGCGGAGCACTAG
- a CDS encoding TolC family protein: MKFTAAAAFAAVALTALAMPAAAQVGNPASPRVGSPASRAAGPPAPIQPVRPKPRTGPLPGTLSLAQALDEAAARSPAIVAAEAEVAAAEARIRQAGYRSNPELSLEVENFAGTGELRGLRSTETTIAVNQRLDLGGRRSARVSAAEAQLNVQRLRLAIARADLFQSVREQFARSIAAREKLAQADDNVTRARELARVAGILVEAGRDPPLRGLRARSALAQAEAEREAAVADELAARSSLAALFGVSLPVGSVVGTALDLTPRNVNPDISLDVRLADAERAAAAAGVREQLAERRLDPAVGVGVRHVRETGDVGLVAGLSMPLRLFDRNQGNIDAARQAANAADARRASTLATTTARARNAIANVEAAQRRVEALEKAAVPEASEALRLAELSYREGRASLLELIDIQNAYTAARTSLTEARLTLALATAELGRILAQ; encoded by the coding sequence ATGAAATTTACAGCAGCCGCGGCCTTTGCCGCGGTGGCGTTGACGGCGCTGGCGATGCCAGCCGCCGCGCAGGTCGGCAATCCGGCCAGCCCTCGCGTCGGCAGCCCGGCATCCCGGGCGGCTGGCCCGCCCGCGCCAATCCAACCCGTCCGGCCGAAGCCGCGTACCGGACCCTTGCCCGGCACGCTGTCGCTGGCCCAGGCGCTCGACGAAGCCGCCGCGCGCTCGCCGGCGATTGTCGCCGCCGAAGCTGAAGTCGCTGCGGCCGAAGCGCGCATTCGCCAGGCCGGCTACCGCAGCAATCCCGAGCTTAGCCTCGAGGTCGAGAATTTTGCCGGCACCGGCGAGCTTCGCGGCCTTCGCTCCACCGAAACCACGATCGCGGTCAACCAGAGGCTCGATCTTGGCGGGCGCCGCTCCGCGAGGGTCAGTGCCGCCGAGGCCCAGCTCAATGTCCAGCGGCTTCGCCTCGCTATCGCCAGGGCCGATCTGTTCCAATCGGTCCGCGAGCAATTTGCGCGCTCTATCGCGGCCCGCGAAAAACTTGCGCAGGCGGATGACAACGTCACCCGGGCGCGGGAACTGGCACGCGTCGCCGGGATTCTTGTCGAGGCCGGCCGCGATCCGCCGCTTCGAGGCCTGCGCGCACGCTCCGCTTTGGCCCAAGCAGAGGCCGAACGCGAAGCCGCCGTTGCCGACGAACTCGCCGCTCGTTCATCGCTTGCCGCTTTGTTCGGGGTGTCGCTGCCGGTCGGCAGTGTCGTTGGCACCGCGCTCGACCTGACGCCCCGAAACGTCAATCCGGACATCAGCCTCGATGTCCGCCTGGCCGATGCCGAGCGGGCCGCCGCCGCCGCCGGCGTGCGCGAGCAGCTTGCCGAGCGCCGGCTTGACCCGGCTGTCGGGGTGGGCGTTCGCCACGTCCGGGAAACCGGCGATGTCGGTCTGGTTGCCGGCCTGTCGATGCCGCTTCGCCTGTTCGATCGCAACCAGGGCAATATCGATGCCGCCCGCCAGGCGGCCAATGCCGCTGACGCGCGGCGGGCCAGCACCTTGGCGACGACCACGGCCCGGGCACGCAACGCCATCGCCAATGTCGAAGCGGCACAGCGCCGCGTCGAAGCGCTGGAAAAGGCCGCGGTCCCCGAAGCGAGCGAAGCGCTAAGGCTTGCCGAACTCTCCTACCGGGAGGGCCGCGCCTCGCTGCTCGAGTTGATCGACATCCAGAATGCCTACACCGCCGCGCGGACTTCGCTGACCGAAGCGCGGCTGACCCTTGCCCTCGCCACGGCCGAACTCGGCCGGATCCTGGCTCAATAG
- a CDS encoding methyltransferase family protein, translating to MTADNPRVFVPPPLMMAGLVGAGLAIDGAPIASGIVLVAALVVGLAGLGLIAAALGLFRQKQTRPEPWREASFLVAAGPYRFTRNPMYLGMTLIGLAVAIGLTSLAAALFALLGALIIDRFVIAREEAYLIRRFGDDYRGYRARVRRWL from the coding sequence ATGACGGCGGATAATCCCCGGGTGTTTGTGCCGCCGCCGCTGATGATGGCGGGTCTCGTCGGCGCGGGTCTCGCCATCGACGGCGCCCCGATCGCCAGCGGCATCGTGCTCGTCGCCGCGTTGGTCGTCGGGCTCGCCGGGCTTGGCCTGATCGCCGCCGCGCTTGGGCTGTTCCGCCAAAAGCAGACAAGGCCCGAGCCGTGGCGGGAGGCGAGTTTCCTCGTCGCGGCAGGTCCGTACCGCTTCACCCGCAACCCGATGTATCTTGGCATGACGCTCATCGGGCTGGCCGTTGCCATCGGTCTCACGAGCCTGGCCGCGGCGCTGTTTGCTTTGCTTGGCGCTCTGATCATCGACCGGTTCGTGATCGCCCGCGAGGAAGCCTATCTCATCCGCCGCTTTGGGGACGATTATCGCGGCTATCGCGCGCGGGTGCGCCGATGGCTGTGA
- a CDS encoding cation transporter, which produces MSASCCAPKTAPHNQPQWRRALWIALIVNAAMFAVEFAAGELGDSRALQADALDFFGDSANYAISLGVAGLALAWRARAAFVKGVTLAALGGYVMIGAILAAFHGSSPAPAIMGGIGLAALAANVGVALLLYRFRDGDANMRSVWICSRNDAIANIAVVAAALGVFGTGTAWPDLTVAAIMAALGISGGIKIIRLALAELADKPALVESV; this is translated from the coding sequence ATGTCTGCTTCCTGCTGTGCCCCTAAGACCGCGCCGCACAACCAGCCGCAGTGGCGGCGGGCGCTATGGATTGCGCTCATCGTCAACGCGGCGATGTTCGCGGTCGAGTTCGCGGCCGGCGAACTGGGCGATTCGCGCGCGCTCCAGGCGGACGCGCTCGATTTCTTCGGCGATTCGGCCAATTACGCGATCTCGCTCGGTGTTGCCGGTCTGGCGCTTGCCTGGCGGGCGCGGGCGGCGTTCGTCAAGGGCGTGACGCTGGCGGCGCTTGGCGGATATGTCATGATCGGCGCCATCCTCGCCGCGTTCCACGGCTCATCGCCGGCGCCCGCAATCATGGGCGGGATCGGACTTGCTGCGCTTGCCGCCAATGTCGGCGTGGCGCTGCTGCTCTATCGTTTCCGCGACGGCGATGCCAACATGCGCTCGGTCTGGATTTGCTCGCGCAACGACGCCATCGCCAATATCGCCGTAGTCGCCGCCGCGCTCGGCGTATTCGGCACGGGCACCGCTTGGCCGGACCTTACCGTCGCCGCGATCATGGCGGCGCTGGGCATTTCGGGCGGAATCAAGATCATCCGCCTCGCTTTGGCCGAACTGGCGGATAAGCCAGCGTTGGTGGAATCCGTGTAA
- a CDS encoding MerR family transcriptional regulator: MKIGELARQAGAKPETVRFYEQEGLLPAPPRTAGNYRDYGPAHLARLAFIRHARALGFELGDVRTLLSLADRPDRDCADVDAIASAHLASVELKIARLQSLKSELERMVRQCQGGHVAECKIIDTLNDHKDCDGH; the protein is encoded by the coding sequence ATGAAGATCGGCGAGCTTGCACGGCAGGCCGGCGCCAAGCCCGAAACCGTTCGCTTCTACGAGCAGGAGGGGTTGTTACCGGCACCTCCCAGAACCGCGGGCAATTACCGCGACTATGGCCCCGCGCACCTCGCCCGGCTCGCCTTCATCCGCCACGCGCGGGCACTGGGTTTCGAGCTCGGCGATGTCCGGACGCTGCTCAGCCTCGCCGACCGGCCCGATCGCGACTGCGCCGATGTCGATGCCATCGCCAGCGCGCATCTGGCCTCGGTTGAGCTCAAGATCGCCCGGCTGCAAAGCCTTAAGAGTGAACTCGAACGAATGGTCCGCCAGTGCCAGGGCGGTCACGTCGCCGAATGCAAGATTATCGATACCCTCAATGACCACAAGGACTGTGACGGCCATTAA
- a CDS encoding S1 family peptidase, with protein sequence MTLLALAASMAMASSAMAQEPPVPEPPSERVLAGGRNPVVSYLMQAYGLSEAVAEERLAVQSEVMELAQRLERENDPAYADIWIEHEPVYKINIAFLDKNERQAFRESLSPRLRRYVQIVPVNKSRKQKRQDLEELSAALRSANIAFDGWFEEKKQRFDLGVGSASDLARAEPLVPPRLRGTVDLVVRKLPAREAPPTGVVSGDFIAGGHAVWISDNPAHPNPTQCTFGFPVRYGASRLKGVLTAAHCTVPAPQIFAHRFGNPVHFIKFDWARPIIRKLEGPYDYMVLEGSSALGDDGLYDVYFENPNNQVPGVTGNYFDIYAYAAKASMKVGDAVCKSGDTTKLTCGTIKAIDGTAFGYPGFFVVSNTSQPDLTAPGDSGGPWFFNPGTGSKAIAIGMHSGGTEGCVGRDCNAYAMFIELIDDHDATIKLPSTP encoded by the coding sequence ATGACCTTGCTCGCTCTTGCCGCGTCAATGGCCATGGCGTCTTCCGCGATGGCTCAAGAGCCTCCGGTTCCGGAACCGCCTTCTGAAAGAGTGCTTGCTGGTGGGCGTAACCCGGTGGTCAGCTATTTGATGCAGGCTTATGGTCTGTCCGAAGCGGTCGCGGAAGAACGCTTGGCTGTGCAGTCTGAGGTCATGGAACTCGCGCAGCGGCTCGAGCGCGAGAACGATCCTGCATACGCTGACATTTGGATCGAACATGAGCCCGTCTACAAGATCAATATTGCCTTTCTCGACAAGAATGAACGGCAAGCCTTCAGAGAAAGTCTCTCGCCGCGACTTCGGCGGTACGTTCAGATCGTGCCAGTCAACAAATCGAGAAAGCAGAAGAGGCAAGATTTAGAAGAGCTGTCGGCCGCTTTGCGGAGCGCGAACATCGCCTTCGATGGCTGGTTCGAGGAGAAAAAGCAGCGCTTTGATTTAGGCGTGGGGAGTGCTTCTGACCTAGCGCGTGCCGAACCGCTCGTACCACCTCGTCTTCGCGGCACGGTTGATCTCGTTGTCCGCAAGCTGCCCGCGCGTGAAGCGCCGCCTACGGGCGTGGTGAGCGGCGACTTCATCGCGGGCGGCCATGCCGTCTGGATCAGTGACAATCCTGCTCACCCAAACCCAACTCAGTGCACCTTTGGCTTTCCCGTCAGATATGGTGCCAGTCGCTTGAAAGGGGTGCTGACTGCAGCGCATTGTACTGTTCCGGCACCGCAGATCTTTGCGCACCGTTTTGGCAATCCTGTGCACTTCATCAAGTTCGATTGGGCACGCCCGATTATTCGAAAGCTCGAGGGCCCTTACGATTACATGGTTTTGGAAGGGAGCAGCGCTCTTGGAGACGATGGACTGTACGATGTCTATTTCGAGAATCCGAACAACCAGGTGCCCGGTGTCACGGGGAATTACTTCGACATCTACGCATACGCGGCGAAGGCTTCCATGAAGGTCGGGGACGCGGTTTGCAAAAGTGGTGACACGACCAAACTGACATGCGGGACGATCAAAGCGATTGACGGGACCGCATTCGGGTATCCTGGCTTTTTCGTCGTGAGCAATACGTCACAGCCGGACCTCACCGCGCCAGGGGACAGTGGTGGACCCTGGTTTTTCAACCCCGGCACCGGAAGCAAAGCGATCGCAATTGGCATGCATTCGGGAGGGACTGAAGGATGCGTTGGTCGCGATTGCAACGCATACGCCATGTTCATCGAACTGATTGACGATCACGACGCGACCATCAAGTTACCCAGCACGCCCTAA